ATGTCTTGTAATAACAATCTACCTCCCTTGAGCGAGTTATACTTCTTGTAATAACAATTTCCTTACTAACACAAATAAACATTTTTTGAAGTGTACTTTTTGATGTCTTAGAAATATGCCATTATAAGTATCCATGGTTATATTTAACTCATCTGATGCAATTTGACATTCCATAATATATGCAATTTATTACTAGTCTATGTTGTTCTATCCATAACAACCATGATATAATGGATGAGTATATTTGTATCCTTAGATCTATGTCTTATGTTTACCATCTTGTCTTTTGGTGTCCATGAACTGGATCTAGGCTTTGTTGGATATAAGAGGCATGGATAAGGAGACTTTTGAGCATTTTAGTGATAATGCACTGTTTTATATTTTAAGCCTAATGTTATGTTGGTTTCTTAAAATAAGCTAATACAAATGGTTGGTCAAACAAGTCGAAGAAGCTGTTGAAACGAAAACACTGTTGTATGTTTTGAAGCTTCTAATATGCTCACACAGATAATTTGATGTCGAAAACTATAatttaaaacaacttttatgaaatattttcaaaaaatttgccaaacaacagaaaatattttacacagattcattcAAACACCagaaaaataaatcattttccagaaaatATTTTCCGAAAAATATTCTACTGGCAAACAAACGGACCCTTAATCAAATTTCATTTTTTCTCAGCATAATGGGTAAATCAACCCCAAAATATTAGTTATATcaaatcaaagagcaaattaatTTATTCTATTATAAACTTGATTCATTCATcttgttaaaaatttaatatatatatatatatatatacgtttaGACACATTACATGTAATTTTTCGATTATTCTTTTAATCAcatcaattttaataataaaacgaATAAAAATTTTCTGCTAATATACCCATTTTTAAATAAATGAGACAAAATCCAATCTCTAACTCTTAACttaaaaattttgattatatactaaaattaatctaaaatcaacattcaatttcatttcattttgattttaattttaaaaacaaaaatattacgAATTATCTTTAATATTCAATTCAATACGACattattttttttgtcaaaaatcaatcTCAGCTAAACCATTAtcatttgaaaatgttaaatttcGCCATTGAATTTTTCCAATAGAATCTCACTTCCTTAATAGCTTAAGATAGTGGGATGATTTATGTATTATTCTCCATTACATAATttctaaatattaaaaaataataaaatttaacattcttttccGATAATATGCTTCAACATGATTGCATGCATCTGCTTGGTGGGCAAGCACTTTGATCCTCATCAACAATAATCAACGAAGCAGAAGCAAAGAAACATGTTAAATGGATGTTGCCGTCAAGGAACTCATTCTTTGGCTGATTCTTCATTTATACCCATTTTCACGTTTCGAATATGTGCCTAAACATTCCAATACTTAAAAAGAATTGTATACAACAAATCTCGAACGCATGCTCGCACTTgaataaattgatagaatttctttacgaaatgaAGTTGGCCGATATGAGAAAGTAGATTCAAAGGGTGATGTAACATAATGCAAGAGGAACCTCACTTTTCTCTATGCCTATATATTAATGGCTGCATTTACATTGCTAAATTCAGCAGGCAACCTAAGAGAAGCTCAAGGCTGACTCTAAATCTTATCTATTGCTATGGCTACTGAACAATGTGTGCGCCCTGTTGAAAAAACCCTACACGAAGGGAAACATGAACACCATCCGAGCAGTGGCCAAACTCAGGTTCATAAGGAGAGTAAGGGTGTGAGTCAATCACATGGGCACAACCAACTGAGCCATGACACACCCAAAACACATGCCGAGTCCAAGACCGTGAGCCATGGTGTCCATGCTCAGCAACATGTGGCTCAAAGCACGGCCATGCCTACAACTTGCCATGGAAAGAAGGAAAAGAAGATGAAAGACAAGAAGGAGAAAGACAAGGAcaggaaggaaaagaaagaaaagaaggaaaagaagACCGAGAGCAAGAAGAAGCCTGAGAAGGAGAAGAGTAAGCACAAGAAGAGCAAAGACGACAGCAGCAGTGACAGCGACTAAAGAGATGGCTGGCCCTGGCACGTATAGTGTTTTGCACTACACTAAATAAAACCATGTGCAGTCTCACCAGCAGTCTAATATGGTGTCTCGTGCAATGTAAGACTATAAATTATCATATCTCCTATTAAATATAAGGGAAAATAGATATATTTTTATGGATATATCACGGTTTTGTTTTTTTATAATGGATGGTGTAATCTTTTACTCGATAAAAGATTCAACCTTGCAGAAACATGCGCAGCTTAAATTAGATTCACTCACACATTCGCGTTTAGCTTTACATTAAAAAGTACTTGGGTTACAGGTACTTACAAGAATGATAAGCTTCTCAGTTCACATCCATAAACACTGTAGTGAGGTTATAGTAGATGTGAATGAGAACTTGCTCCGCCAATAGTATAGGGCCAAGGGAAAAAGGGAGCATTTGAACCTTGGGCCTTAGCAATCCTTAGAACAAACAAAGGCTAAAGGCATTAAACAAACTTAGACAAAAAAGGATTAAGGCTTTGATTCACCTTCATCTCAGAGACCTGGTGAAAAATGATGCAATGGCCTGAATAGCTGCATCTTCAGCTTCCTCTTGGGTTGATCCCTTGGTTTGGAGGTGCTTTTTTGAAATCTTGAACGAGTGATCACCACTCTCGATCTCGTGCAACCCACTCATTGTCTTCATTTTCTTCCTAACAGCTTCTAGTTTTTCCAAGGGGCAGAGACCATCTTTGGTACCCTAAAGTTCAAAGTCAAAATGAGTAGCTTACAGCATTATAAGAACTACATAACCTTCAAAAGATTTCTACATAAAAATAGTATCATGCTAGTAAAAATTTAATCAATATCCAGACCATCAGCATACAGCAACATAAATTTATCAGCCAGTTATGGGAAATGCCCAATCTTTTTTACAGACAAAAGATAAAAATACGAAGACCACATCCATTAATACAAAGAACCATGAATTAAGATGAGAAAAGTACCTGCACAAACATCACAGGAACTTTAAGTTGAAGTAGAGTTTCATCTCTCACTGCTCCATTCATACCCTGATATTTATTTAAGCAAGAAAATGTATTATAATAAAGCATGACTCTGTTTCCAAGCTACATCACAAAGGATAAAAGTACCACTCCTCAGGTACAAGTCCTTGGTTTCTGCTACTATCCTATAGGAGCACCCGAACCACATTTAAAATGCCAACATTCAGTTCATTCTTTATTCAACTGTTCACTATCTCAATAACGACATTCACAAGTATCAAAATAAGGGAAAAATTCAACAAATGTATTACTTTGTGTAAGATATGAtcttttaatgaaataaatgggaaaacaaaaacaaaaaatctCTTCACTGAATCAGATTTTCTAAAGAAAGACATGTTAAGATTCAAGAAATAATTAATACTATGTTCATAAGTAGCAAAAGACTCCTTTACAAAGATACAATAAATAAAGCATAACAATTAGATGAGTTAACCTTGAGAAAACTACAACAGAAGACAAACAGCTGTAAACAGGCACATTAGATGGAATAGGACCAGTATAAACGAAAAGAACCATGGGATATCTTCATAAGAAACTTGAAAAGAAACAGTGGATACTGTCTATGAATTTCAAAACCAAAGTGTGAAAAATGACAAACCTTAAGCGGGTATCCTAGGCAAACAATTAACAATGGAGAAATGTCTTCCCTTCCAGCCACCATGCAGCTGATTCTACAAAATGAACGTGACTTTAAAACAAGACATATTAGCAAGCATCAATGAAATCTACACAATCTTAAAGAACCAGGATTAGTGATTAGTGACCCTTAATTCCTTAAAAGCAGAAAATGGCAGAATACTAAGAATGCTGCTAATGAGTACCCCAAGTTTATAATAATATCTTCCTTCAATACGTTGAAAATGATGAATGAAATCATCAACatacatttaaattttaaaatagtgttATTGCTATAAAGTAATATATCAAGCAACCTTAAAAGACTGCTCTAAGCACACAGACATTAGCAAATACAAATAGTATTGATACAATCATATTGTACCTTGAACCCATTGATTTGCCAGCCAAAATCAAAGGATGCCCAGGATATTTAGCAACTGCATTTTTAACAACATTTGTGTGAAAATCTACCAATTTTTCTGCCTTGGGTGGAGATCTTCTTTTTCCCTCAGACACATCTGTAAATACCAAAACAATCCATTAAATTTTACAttacaaaaatgaaaaaaagaaatccaacttaaaataattttaagaggAAACGAATTTAACTGAGAAGTGAACTTACAAGGGTAATCAAATGTCACTACTTCAACAGCATTCAAAGCCTTCTTTAGCATTTCTTTCCATCTGCATCAATTCCACTCACTTAACCATATAATGGGGGGGAACCATGTAATATTTTGAAGAAGGAGAGAAGAGGGACCTGATCATCCAATCAGAAGAGGAAGGAGCACCAGCGCCATGAGCGAAGACTATCAAAGGGGATGAATTGTCTTGGGTCAACGTAGATTTTGACGGTGATTCTGTGTCAACGGTTTGCCCTTTTCGCCTTCGCTTTGAAGGCGGTGAAGAAGTCATTGATTTCACTTCCTTTTTTCCCCACAATTTGAACAAAAAATTCGATCTTTTGGGCTTGTTCTCAAATGAGTTTGAATTTGGAAAACCTATCAAACATAAAATGGAGTTTCCCTTGGCGCCAAATACTACTTTAGTTTCCCGCCACTTTGAAGAACTCCCCAAGCTTCACCAACAAGTCACCTAACATCGTTTCAGACCTTTTTGGGCTTTTAATGGAGGGTGGGAGTAACACACGGCTCTAAATTTTAGGGATTTGTTGGATTATTACTAATTCTTTTTTTCAACATTTATGCATTGTAACACCCTCGCTTAACCTAATAGTTGGATTCGAACTACATTTTTATTAGAACAACTACAATCAATTATGCACTGACTAATCATTCACACGTGCAATTAAACATCAATcacattcaatttattttaaataattattttcgaatTCTATACGAACTTATAAAAGCTCTTTTGTAAACTTGAGTATGGAataagaccaaattgtaaaattttaaaaatttagattTAACATCACTTTCACATCGTGACATCGCCAACACAGTAAGTCACGTCACAACTTCACATCATTTGATGTTGCGATGTCACTTACTGTCGGTCTACTTTGCGATGAGAGATGTTGGTCGTCAATATATATGGGCCCTGTTTTTGGCAAAATGCATATTTTGGTATCTATTCTCTAATGTTATAATAAACATTAATAATGATAGAAGAATAATCGCAAAGCAAtaggaaataaaaataagaacacactgattttacgtggaaaacccttATCTTGAAAAACCACGACCAAAGGAAGAGAAAATCACTATGTTGAAAAACGCACAATACAAGAGGAGTTTGACTATAGCTATTTAAGGGTTAAACAACCCTGTTATAATCAATGTCTAATAGAAAAAAGTATAGTCCTATATGTTGGAAAATAtaagacatcacatatataataagggtaattacatgttactATTTACTATCACGATAGGTTAGCccaaaattaaaagtgatctaatttggttaaaattttattaggctttaattattaaataaagtacgggtcaaatatgtgtagatattctagtaattgagttctaatcaaattctaattaatgatgggctaactagaatttgattagaactaatatgccaaggttataaatattagggttatggtccccaatcCCATCATTATGAATGAGGGAGCAGATATTTTCTGAATtttttgtgtgctaatttggaagatcaaatacCCAAGATCCAGTAAAACTTCAAGGAATTCATGGATTCAAGTatgcttccgcatctagttttgttcttaatttattcttaatgatttgacatgatagatcctaatttattaagttttatttagatttattttacaaatctaacacTATATGAATTCAACTTGTGCGGCATGGTCCGTACCGTGTGGATTCCACACTCTCGGTCTTTCGCCCTCACAGATCTTCCTATTTTGtctctctattttattttttaacaagTGACGGGATTCatttcacacaactctaacaactAACTTCCAATCAAAACCTTTCAACATATTCACCTAATTTCCACTTCCACGTGATTCAGAACACATCAAAAAATGCCaaacaaatttaaatattcaaattcACTTTTGCCAACTCAAAAACATGATCTCAATCTAATTAAAACCAAATCATGACATTACATCTCAATCTAATCAAAATCAAATCATGACATTACATGCATTCAAATATCAATTTCACCTATGTCATTCCACTTCAATTGCATACACTTATGCACATTATACACATTAATGGCTTATAGGCCTTAAGCATGAAAACCAACCATCAATAATAAGTTATTTATTATAAGCATACTCTAGAGCATCAATTTTCAAATACTAGTTAATTTCACTACTTATTAAACAATTTACCATTTCTACCTCAACTTATGTCATTCTACAAGCCAAACGTGTAGGTACAGATTATATCTTATTTTAGGATAACATATAGCCAACATCAAATATGTACCAAATCACCAAGGCAAGACATTACACAAAATGACTATGTTATGCATGCCAAGTATAGATACTTTTACATTCTAAGGTTCTCACCCAAAAAATTGTATACATGTCACAACCCTTGACTCGAAATGATAGTATAACTATCGATTCGGTGATAGTGTGAGCTTCGGAATGATCTGGCTTGACGAATTTTGCAATGTGGTGGTCAACAAGAAAAGGAAAACAAACAAGGCGGGTATATAAGATTCTTAGTAAGTTGACATGTATCATACAAAACTTACCACGTTATTACCTAACATTTTTAAGTTACTTTAGCTTTGCATAATATTTGGCACTAGACATGGCAATCAAAAACACTGACATTGTAACATGCCAAATCATGTCACTTTAAGTAACTAAACTCAAAAACACGTTCAATCAAGGGATAATACAATCGTGTACATGTTAAAGACATTACTCCAATCAAATTTTCATCATCAATTTATTCAATAACTTTCCATTTGAATATAAATGTTATTTCATTccatttcaatttatcaatttcattTAAACCGTTCCGCCTAATGAACCCTAGTAAACAGACTCGAATACACAAGTATCTACACCACAccagttccttgttcaaattgaATGTATATACATATCAGGTTACTCGAATGGCTAAACCTTTATAACGGCACATCAGGTTACTTGTCTAAGCTAAACTTGTGTCACGTTACACTTGAGAATCCATAACAAATGTTGGACCTCGGTAAAATCTGTAACAAATCTCATACAAGCGTGCACAATACCCTATTGGCATGCTAATCGTATACTAACCTTTACTATGTTCATATTGGCATCTTTTACACATATAAACGTTACATTTCAATTTAGTCAAATTCTATCATTTCAAACCAACTCACAACTAGATATTTCACAATCAAACATACATATATAAATCAAATACATAACAACCTAAGTAAACAaatatcatatgaacttacctgatcAAAACACCAAACAAGTTGATTCTTCAGGATTGATCAACAGTTTTAGCTTTTACTCAATTAACTTTGCTTTGATccggttcttgatctaaataattgtTTTGTACAATCCATAAATACAAAACATTTTCATATTGTGCATTGAAATGAATGAaccaatataatttcatttttcaatacccttaaatttttacatattattaaatTTAGCCATGAATTCGAAATAGCCATAATTTTCAATTCTTAACCTCGGTATAAAATCCAACTCCACATACATACATTAGGGACCCACAACTTTCTATTTCTACCAGAATTTTACAATAATTTTGCATTTTAATCACTTCAGTCCCTATGTACAAAACTAACGATCAAACATTACAATCTAGTCATTTTCGTAATCTAAGCTTAAACTCTATCAATTTCACACCAAATTCTCCAAGAAATTAACAATGAAAACTTTCTAAAACTTTAtcagttttacaaattggtacatgagCTAGCTAATCAAGCTATTATGAcattaaattcataaaaattacaagaaaataaccTAAATCTGCTTACCAAATTATAGCCGAATGATTAagtgttttgaaaattttcttcaaGCTACTTCTATGGTGGACGGTAGTGAATATGGGAAGAAGATGGTAAGTTTCCACTAACTTTTCCTATTTATACCACAATTATATGCTAATTAACCTTGTTTGTAACGACCCGAACTTTAAGGTTATTAGAAAAATGTATTTTCGAGTcaccgtttctgaaaaatggattagattataaaaaaaaagtaaaaatatttatgaagttaagtgagtgattaattaaagtttaattaagtaaatttagcttaattaaggataattggataaaagattaaattgaatataatgtgaaagtttagttttaaagtaatagaaaataaaaggatcaaaatggcaattaagccataccCATGAAATGAGGCGGTGAATGGAAGAAAATTAAGATTTTTCttgaattatgtatattattaaattattaaatatatatgtatatataaaaaaaagaagaaaaacaagtGTATAAAATGATTGGTACaagtgttaaataaatatttgttattaaatagatttttattatagttattattgtcattatatatatatatatatatatatatataagaaacaaaagaaaaaacaaaagaataaaaagaggaaagaaacagaatagcagGGGACGACACAGAGAAGggagaaaggaagaaaagaaaaagggaaaaataaggttttaaaggttccaagttaatttgataagtcaatttagcccattttcttatgatttttgagtttttggaaTCCCAGAGATAAATACTACttgttttaagtagaaattttgaaagtcattagatttctaagtatggttcatgttgaataaaatgatggaattgggggtttatttgatagaaattttgattggaattgaataaaggattgaatcgtaaactaagctataagttttgagttttagggattaaatggaaataaattcgaaattatgaaaatatgctggaaattttatagttaagtatgagtttggacaaaatttgaatagaaatgaagtatgaattgagatagaaaaagtaagtaaatctagttaagattaaattgaaattaaagtagaaattgaataaaaattgtattaattagatataaattagtagtgaattaacgaatatgaattgttttaattcccatagctaatgttgtctcgggaaacctcggctaagcaaggaaaaaatggcaaagacaaagggagttagctcaagatataaatgatttagtaacaatgactcaagtagacagctttgaacgaacatataagtaaatagtggaattatatgtataaaaatggttaaatttgcatgtttaggctcatggattaaattgaattgtgttatattgatgattataaattattattattttcagtagttaacaaagaacccaagacatcgtagcacaaaggaaaggagaaagctatcgaggattaaaacgagaaattcacggtttgtattactataattcaaattactttttattaaatgttttatatcaattttatatttaataagtgaattataaggtaagtattgatatttgagttgaatgagaattgaattgaatggtgaatgtgtatgtataattgaattgtaaattgatttgaatgtgaaaattttaattgaaaagtaatcttggaatggaaatgaaagtgaattgagaattgaaataccctattaactagtcgggctaagtcggatataattggcatgccataagatttgGAAGTGTACGGGAGTTTGCCGGctttactgatcaggcactttatgtgtcgtatttcaggcacctcgtgtgtcgttttaggcactttatgtgtcgatatcGATCAGTCATTGTGTactgttttaggcacaatgtgccgtactggtgtgtttgggttggattccgtatatccgtcaaagtccgggtttgttaataggggtaaataag
This is a stretch of genomic DNA from Gossypium arboreum isolate Shixiya-1 chromosome 11, ASM2569848v2, whole genome shotgun sequence. It encodes these proteins:
- the LOC128284337 gene encoding protein PXR1-like: MATEQCVRPVEKTLHEGKHEHHPSSGQTQVHKESKGVSQSHGHNQLSHDTPKTHAESKTVSHGVHAQQHVAQSTAMPTTCHGKKEKKMKDKKEKDKDRKEKKEKKEKKTESKKKPEKEKSKHKKSKDDSSSDSD
- the LOC108465791 gene encoding uncharacterized protein LOC108465791 produces the protein MTSSPPSKRRRKGQTVDTESPSKSTLTQDNSSPLIVFAHGAGAPSSSDWMIRWKEMLKKALNAVEVVTFDYPYVSEGKRRSPPKAEKLVDFHTNVVKNAVAKYPGHPLILAGKSMGSRISCMVAGREDISPLLIVCLGYPLKGMNGAVRDETLLQLKVPVMFVQGTKDGLCPLEKLEAVRKKMKTMSGLHEIESGDHSFKISKKHLQTKGSTQEEAEDAAIQAIASFFTRSLR